The following are encoded in a window of Candidatus Goldiibacteriota bacterium genomic DNA:
- a CDS encoding tetratricopeptide repeat protein, with product MPSVNKKKKTAKKKSTVKSSVKEQQIPAKKSNASLIALILISSVILTGVLMAVDRFTAWGNDEKLIDRALESAEKNAIYKKYPEVIKNYSYIVNRWENDENYKDHVRQAKLGIAKAYKDSQQFIPAIEGYKELIEEYASEKGDMYAWLMLELGECYNSILNTNDALKTYTEITKQYPDTDWSAEAVFGIADAYRNNGDNGKAMYYYNKIVEKYKQGFLSAEALTSIGKIYESDGDDKRALEIYTRVVKEYPEIVTEYAKMRQTVLNERVKN from the coding sequence ATGCCTTCCGTAAATAAAAAAAAGAAAACAGCAAAGAAAAAAAGCACGGTAAAATCATCTGTCAAAGAACAGCAGATTCCGGCTAAAAAAAGCAATGCAAGTTTAATTGCGCTTATACTTATTTCGTCGGTAATCCTGACGGGGGTATTAATGGCCGTTGACCGTTTTACCGCTTGGGGAAATGATGAAAAACTTATAGACAGGGCGCTGGAATCCGCCGAAAAAAATGCTATTTATAAGAAATATCCGGAGGTAATAAAGAATTACAGTTATATCGTGAACCGCTGGGAAAATGATGAAAATTATAAAGATCATGTCAGGCAGGCAAAACTTGGAATTGCCAAGGCGTATAAGGACAGCCAGCAGTTTATTCCAGCAATTGAAGGGTATAAAGAACTAATAGAAGAATATGCCTCTGAAAAAGGCGATATGTATGCCTGGCTTATGCTGGAACTTGGGGAGTGTTATAACAGTATTCTTAACACAAATGACGCCTTAAAGACATACACGGAAATAACAAAGCAGTACCCTGACACGGACTGGTCCGCGGAAGCTGTGTTTGGAATTGCGGACGCTTACCGGAATAACGGCGATAATGGCAAGGCTATGTATTATTACAATAAAATAGTGGAAAAATATAAACAGGGTTTTTTAAGCGCCGAAGCGCTTACAAGCATAGGCAAGATATATGAAAGTGACGGAGATGACAAGCGCGCGCTGGAAATATATACAAGGGTTGTGAAAGAATACCCTGAAATAGTGACCGAATACGCTAAAATGAGGCAGACCGTCCTGAATGAACGCGTAAAGAACTGA